One Euphorbia lathyris chromosome 1, ddEupLath1.1, whole genome shotgun sequence DNA segment encodes these proteins:
- the LOC136218269 gene encoding extensin-2-like — translation MGTRREYPGQFSSMIYALVFCFVATSVLADYKPYVYASPPPPEKSPPPPYHYSSPPPPVKSPPPPYHYSSPPPPNKSPPPPYHYSSPPPPVKSPPPPYHYSSPPPPQKSPPPPYHYSSPPPPVKSPPPPYYYSSPPHPVKSPPPPYHYSSPPPPVKSPPPPYHYISPPPRQKSPPPPYHYSSPPPPVKSPPPPYHYSSPPPPQKSPPPPYHYSSPPPPVKSPPPPYHYSSPPPPVKSPPPPYHYSSPPPPQKSPPPPYHYSSPPPPQKSPPPPYHYSSPPPPVKSPPPPYHYSSPPPPVKSPPPPYHYSSPPPPVKSPPPPYYYSSPPHPVKSPPPPYHYSSPPPPVKSPPPPYHYSSPPPPKKSPPPPYHYSSPPPPVKSPPPPYYYSSPPPPVKSPPPPYHYSSPPPPVKSPPPPYHYSSPPPPQKSPPPSYHYSSPPPPVKSPPPPYHYNSPPPPVKSPPPPYHYSSPPPPQKSPPPPYHYSSPPPPVKSPPPPYHYISPPPPTHSSPPPYYYMSPPPPTHY, via the coding sequence ATGGGAACCCGGAGAGAGTATCCGGGACAATTTTCTTCGATGATTTATGCTTTAGTTTTTTGCTTTGTAGCTACTTCGGTTTTGGCTGATTATAAGCCTTACGTTTATGCTTCTCCACCTCCTCCCGAGAAATCACCACCACCTCCATATCATTATAGTTCTCCTCCACCCCCGGTGAAGTCACCACCACCTCCATACCATTACAGCTCTCCTCCACCCCCTAATAAGTCACCACCACCTCCTTACCATTACAGCTCTCCTCCACCCCCGGTGAAGTCACCACCACCTCCATACCATTACAGCTCTCCTCCACCCCCTCAGAAGTCACCACCACCTCCATATCACTACAGTTCTCCTCCACCCCCGGTGAAGTCACCACCACCTCCTTACTATTACAGCTCTCCTCCACATCCAGTGAAGTCACCACCACCTCCTTACCATTACAGCTCTCCTCCACCCCCGGTGAAGTCACCACCACCTCCATACCATTACATCTCTCCTCCACCCCGTCAGAAGTCACCACCACCTCCTTACCATTACAGCTCTCCTCCACCCCCGGTGAAGTCACCACCACCTCCATACCATTACAGCTCTCCTCCACCCCCTCAGAAGTCACCACCACCTCCTTACCATTACAGCTCTCCTCCACCTCCAGTGAAGTCACCACCACCTCCTTACCATTACAGCTCTCCTCCACCCCCGGTGAAGTCACCACCACCTCCATACCATTACAGCTCTCCTCCACCCCCTCAGAAGTCACCACCACCTCCTTACCATTACAGCTCTCCTCCACCCCCTCAGAAGTCACCACCACCTCCTTACCATTACAGCTCTCCTCCACCTCCAGTGAAGTCACCACCACCTCCTTACCATTACAGCTCTCCTCCACCCCCGGTGAAGTCACCACCACCTCCATATCACTACAGTTCTCCTCCACCCCCGGTGAAGTCACCACCACCTCCTTACTATTACAGCTCTCCTCCACATCCAGTGAAGTCACCACCACCTCCTTACCATTACAGCTCTCCTCCACCTCCGGTGAAGTCACCACCACCTCCATACCATTACAGCTCTCCTCCACCCCCTAAGAAGTCACCACCACCTCCTTACCATTACAGCTCTCCTCCACCGCCAGTGAAGTCACCACCACCTCCTTACTATTACAGCTCTCCTCCACCCCCAGTGAAGTCACCACCACCTCCTTACCATTATAGCTCTCCTCCACCCCCGGTGAAGTCACCACCACCTCCATACCATTACAGCTCTCCTCCACCCCCTCAAAAGTCACCACCACCTTCTTACCATTACAGCTCTCCTCCACCCCCAGTGAAGTCACCACCACCTCCTTACCATTATAACTCTCCTCCACCCCCGGTGAAGTCACCACCACCTCCATACCATTACAGCTCTCCTCCACCCCCTCAAAAGTCACCACCACCTCCATACCACTACAGTTCTCCTCCACCCCCGGTGAAGTCACCACCACCTCCATACCATTACATCTCTCCTCCACCCCCAACTCACTCTTCTCCTCCCCCATACTATTACATGTCTCCACCACCTCCAACCCACTACTAA